From the genome of Nocardia sp. NBC_01503, one region includes:
- a CDS encoding family 1 glycosylhydrolase, producing MRTRLRCLVAAVLVIAANLLLVPGAARTAPERTIGVLGDGFLWGVAASGFQSEGQSPDSNWTRYIEANPGWDRLGDSVDFHSRFRSDIALAKNLGVKVFRIGVEWARLEPQPGVWDSSAFAFYDDVVDAIVSAGMRPMLTLDHWVYPGWEADRGGWRNPGMVGDWLTNMSKVVDHYAARDPIWVTVNEPVAYIMHEVNRNGTDAEQMLNRVAQAHNSIYDYIHRVQPNALVTSNVGYVAGAESQVNGPLLELIGDKLDFIGIDYYFGYEPPTLAAAPASDGSAPAPAGMWDLPVRPEGIYFALQHYSRRFPGKPLWIVENGIPTENGQPRADGYTRSKHLRDTVYWLQRAKSDGMNVIGYNYWSLTDNYEWSSYTPRFGLYTVNVHTDPTLKRIPTDAVDTYHDIIDHDGVPADYLPARPPADCQLIDPPASCDTPVTAP from the coding sequence ATGCGCACTCGACTTCGCTGTCTCGTCGCGGCCGTGCTCGTCATAGCCGCCAACCTGCTCCTGGTACCCGGTGCTGCGCGCACCGCGCCGGAAAGAACCATCGGTGTACTCGGTGACGGATTTCTGTGGGGTGTGGCGGCCTCCGGATTCCAATCCGAAGGCCAGTCACCCGACAGCAATTGGACCCGCTACATCGAAGCCAATCCGGGCTGGGACCGCCTCGGCGATTCCGTCGATTTCCATTCCCGGTTCCGGTCGGACATCGCTCTGGCGAAGAACCTCGGCGTCAAGGTGTTTCGGATCGGTGTGGAGTGGGCGCGGCTGGAACCCCAACCGGGAGTATGGGATTCGTCCGCCTTCGCGTTCTATGACGATGTGGTCGACGCTATTGTTTCGGCGGGTATGCGACCCATGCTGACCCTGGATCACTGGGTGTATCCGGGTTGGGAAGCCGACCGGGGTGGCTGGCGCAATCCCGGCATGGTGGGGGACTGGCTCACCAATATGAGCAAGGTTGTCGACCACTACGCCGCACGCGATCCGATCTGGGTGACCGTCAATGAGCCGGTCGCCTACATCATGCATGAAGTGAACCGGAACGGGACCGACGCCGAGCAGATGCTGAACCGAGTCGCGCAGGCGCACAACAGCATCTACGACTACATCCACCGGGTCCAGCCGAATGCTTTGGTGACCAGCAATGTCGGTTACGTCGCCGGGGCGGAGTCGCAGGTCAACGGACCACTGCTGGAACTCATCGGCGACAAACTCGATTTCATCGGAATCGACTACTACTTCGGCTACGAACCGCCGACGCTCGCCGCCGCGCCCGCATCCGATGGCTCGGCCCCTGCCCCGGCGGGCATGTGGGATCTTCCGGTCCGCCCCGAGGGAATCTACTTTGCACTGCAACACTATTCGCGACGATTCCCCGGCAAACCATTGTGGATCGTGGAGAACGGTATTCCCACCGAGAACGGTCAACCCCGCGCCGACGGCTACACCCGCTCAAAGCATCTGCGCGACACCGTCTATTGGCTGCAGCGCGCGAAATCCGACGGCATGAACGTCATCGGCTACAACTACTGGAGCCTGACCGACAACTATGAATGGAGTTCCTACACACCACGATTCGGCCTCTACACGGTGAACGTACACACCGACCCAACCCTGAAACGCATACCCACCGACGCGGTCGACACCTACCACGACATCATCGACCACGACGGCGTGCCCGCCGACTACCTACCGGCCCGCCCACCCGCCGACTGCCAGCTGATCGACCCACCGGCCAGCTGCGACACCCCTGTCACCGCACCCTGA
- a CDS encoding DUF4383 domain-containing protein, producing the protein MTRTGNGWHALFHLITGLAGLVLAPVRSRSLAYTRVCGLFYLLIAALGFTGGDHVLHMMAVDNFGNVVHTIEGGIMIGVGGLAAAGARVIAQPAVRRV; encoded by the coding sequence TTGACTAGGACGGGCAATGGCTGGCACGCCCTGTTCCACCTGATCACGGGGTTGGCGGGACTCGTCCTGGCTCCCGTACGCTCCCGTTCCCTCGCCTACACCCGGGTGTGCGGGCTGTTCTATCTCCTCATCGCCGCACTGGGATTCACCGGTGGTGACCACGTCCTGCACATGATGGCGGTCGACAACTTCGGAAATGTCGTGCACACCATCGAGGGCGGGATCATGATCGGTGTCGGCGGGTTGGCCGCCGCCGGCGCACGCGTAATCGCGCAGCCTGCGGTTCGACGCGTGTAG
- a CDS encoding cupin domain-containing protein — MRIYDPVAVAANLSSFEFVQELAPFNASSFGMYRADAADASAWELHPDTDELLMVLRGEVTVEILTATYRHQLALSAGQFTVVPKGHWHRHIRARDVVEMFYTPGASVNSDADDPRIISTAAAATDSGAAPTTIDRNN; from the coding sequence ATGCGCATCTACGATCCGGTCGCCGTGGCCGCGAACCTCTCATCCTTCGAGTTCGTCCAGGAACTGGCACCGTTCAACGCCTCGTCCTTCGGCATGTATCGCGCCGACGCGGCTGACGCCTCGGCCTGGGAGCTGCACCCCGACACCGACGAACTGTTGATGGTCCTGCGCGGCGAGGTCACGGTCGAAATCCTCACCGCCACCTACCGGCACCAACTCGCACTGTCGGCCGGGCAGTTCACGGTCGTGCCGAAAGGCCACTGGCACCGCCACATCCGGGCACGCGACGTCGTCGAAATGTTCTACACCCCAGGTGCCAGCGTGAACTCCGACGCTGACGACCCCCGCATCATCTCGACCGCCGCGGCAGCGACCGATTCCGGGGCCGCCCCCACCACAATCGATCGGAACAATTGA
- a CDS encoding phage tail protein — translation MTYIVDFNTVSTVGLESSPVAEALAGLRANEARYFKNKYDHVFTVEPACKAKATVDWVSRILEEERGIVISARPLEATAFQVENIRMAYVFYESGLSINVMYTVDDGGKRAVGFKLSDGMDVPEELSAFKFARQKSKLAGTIRGSYFVIKGEY, via the coding sequence GTGACCTATATCGTGGACTTCAATACCGTCTCCACCGTCGGCCTGGAATCGTCACCGGTCGCGGAGGCGCTCGCGGGATTGCGGGCCAATGAGGCTCGCTACTTCAAGAACAAATACGACCACGTTTTCACGGTGGAGCCCGCCTGCAAGGCCAAGGCGACCGTCGATTGGGTGAGTCGGATTCTCGAGGAAGAGCGCGGGATCGTGATTTCCGCTCGCCCGCTCGAGGCCACTGCCTTTCAAGTCGAGAACATTCGGATGGCGTATGTCTTCTACGAGAGCGGCCTGTCGATCAATGTGATGTACACCGTCGACGATGGCGGGAAGCGGGCGGTCGGATTCAAACTCTCCGACGGGATGGATGTTCCCGAGGAGCTCTCCGCGTTCAAATTCGCCAGGCAGAAATCCAAGTTGGCGGGAACGATTCGCGGATCCTACTTCGTGATCAAGGGCGAGTACTGA
- a CDS encoding S1C family serine protease: MADESALSPAASPDGADRQNSDVPGEHPGSDAVSGNGSSAPETAALDAYSRAVIGVAQAVTPHVASVQTRRGGGSAVVFTDDGFLLTNAHVVGSAKNGVVVFADGVESRFDVIGVDPLSDLAVLRARGGAPPTVTLGDADNLVVGQLVVAVGSPLGLAGSVTAGVVSALGRSVPVGNGRAARVIEDVIQTDAALNPGNSGGALADSAGRVVGVNTAVAGIGLGLAIPINITTRRIITTLLHEGRVRRAYLGIVGVPVPLPASVAARTGQDAGLRIVEVVRGGPADHAGLRRGDLVLSVARREVRDAQGIQRQLFDEAIGRALPVTVLRNGAMVDVIAVPVELTVD, from the coding sequence ATGGCCGACGAATCAGCGCTCTCGCCGGCGGCGAGCCCGGATGGGGCCGATCGGCAGAACTCAGACGTGCCCGGCGAGCATCCCGGCTCAGATGCGGTATCCGGAAACGGCTCGTCCGCACCGGAAACCGCCGCACTGGACGCATACTCGCGCGCCGTGATCGGTGTCGCGCAGGCGGTGACCCCGCATGTGGCGAGCGTGCAGACGCGGCGCGGTGGCGGCTCGGCGGTGGTCTTCACCGATGACGGATTCCTGCTCACCAACGCACACGTGGTGGGTTCGGCCAAGAACGGTGTGGTCGTGTTCGCCGATGGTGTCGAGTCCAGATTCGATGTGATCGGCGTCGATCCGCTCTCGGATCTGGCGGTGCTGCGGGCGCGCGGCGGTGCGCCACCCACGGTCACCCTGGGCGATGCCGACAATCTGGTCGTCGGGCAATTGGTGGTCGCGGTCGGCAGCCCGCTCGGGCTGGCCGGATCGGTGACGGCGGGCGTGGTCAGCGCACTGGGCCGATCGGTTCCGGTCGGCAATGGCCGCGCGGCCCGGGTCATCGAGGATGTGATCCAAACCGACGCCGCGCTGAATCCCGGCAATTCCGGTGGCGCACTGGCGGATTCGGCGGGACGCGTGGTCGGGGTCAATACCGCCGTCGCCGGAATCGGCCTGGGCCTGGCGATTCCGATCAATATCACCACCCGCCGCATTATCACCACGCTGCTACACGAGGGCCGGGTGCGGCGCGCCTACCTCGGGATAGTGGGTGTACCCGTACCGCTGCCAGCGAGCGTGGCGGCGCGGACCGGCCAGGATGCCGGATTGCGCATCGTGGAGGTGGTGCGGGGCGGCCCCGCCGATCACGCCGGATTGCGCCGGGGCGATCTCGTGCTCAGCGTCGCACGCCGCGAAGTCCGGGACGCCCAGGGCATTCAGCGCCAACTCTTCGACGAGGCCATCGGCCGCGCCCTACCGGTGACGGTGCTGCGCAATGGGGCCATGGTCGACGTGATCGCCGTCCCGGTCGAATTGACCGTGGACTGA
- a CDS encoding GAP family protein, with translation MLIFLLALAGFALIDSLHVLNIGITAAVVVDSRLSRRSPVPGALSFIAGIFAVTTAFGICTVLGLSFLTDLFHFEFTPAVRYRGELAVGVVLLIFGAVRLPGSAAEAIPPWAIEARRRPWLLGLIGAGMGLAQAPTAVPYLAALAMLSVREPRPALWPLIVIAYCLIALLPPILVLYTSTRRSTRARRSYRAVIRALNRFGPLSVRILFLIFGAVLVVDALRNYSRL, from the coding sequence ATGTTGATCTTCCTATTGGCGCTCGCAGGGTTCGCCCTCATCGATTCACTGCACGTCCTGAACATAGGGATTACGGCGGCGGTGGTCGTTGACAGTCGACTGAGTCGTCGTTCGCCCGTCCCCGGCGCTTTGAGCTTCATCGCGGGAATATTTGCTGTCACAACAGCTTTCGGTATCTGCACCGTGCTCGGATTGAGCTTTCTCACCGATCTGTTTCACTTCGAGTTCACTCCGGCGGTTCGCTATCGGGGAGAACTCGCGGTCGGTGTGGTGCTGCTGATATTCGGTGCCGTTCGGTTGCCCGGGAGTGCGGCGGAGGCGATACCGCCTTGGGCGATCGAGGCGCGACGGCGTCCGTGGCTACTCGGGTTGATCGGAGCGGGTATGGGCCTCGCTCAGGCGCCGACGGCAGTTCCGTATCTGGCGGCGCTGGCGATGCTCTCGGTTCGTGAACCCCGGCCCGCATTGTGGCCGTTGATCGTGATCGCGTATTGCCTTATCGCGCTACTGCCGCCGATCCTGGTCCTGTATACCTCGACCCGACGCTCGACCCGCGCGAGGCGCTCCTATCGCGCGGTTATCCGAGCCCTGAACCGATTCGGTCCACTCTCGGTTCGCATTCTCTTTCTGATATTCGGTGCCGTGCTCGTGGTCGATGCGCTCCGGAACTACTCCCGGTTGTAG
- a CDS encoding class I SAM-dependent DNA methyltransferase — protein sequence MEPGGNSWLEDTRTSYDTVAESYADLTRHLLEETPEERAVLARFADRVRTRGGGPVADVGCGTGRITAHLRELGVDAFGIDLSPGMIEVARRDHPGLRFDIGSMTDLPLGDGSLSGLVAWYSLIHIPDDEIGSVFAHFQRVLQPGGPLLIGFHVGDESQLKTQGYGGHLINLYVHRRGHCQMSVLLEDHGFAIDAQRTLTSAESSLGGIILARRAELPVL from the coding sequence ATGGAGCCGGGCGGCAACAGTTGGCTGGAAGACACCCGGACCTCGTACGACACTGTGGCCGAGAGCTATGCGGACCTGACACGTCACCTTCTCGAGGAAACGCCCGAAGAGCGTGCTGTCCTGGCGAGATTCGCCGACCGGGTGCGCACCCGGGGAGGGGGTCCGGTCGCGGACGTTGGATGTGGGACGGGACGCATCACCGCGCACCTTCGTGAGTTGGGCGTGGATGCCTTCGGAATCGACTTGTCGCCCGGAATGATCGAGGTGGCCAGGCGCGATCACCCTGGCCTCCGGTTCGATATCGGCTCGATGACAGACCTTCCTCTCGGGGACGGCTCCCTGTCCGGCCTGGTCGCGTGGTATTCGCTGATCCACATTCCGGATGACGAGATCGGTTCCGTCTTCGCGCATTTCCAGCGAGTACTCCAACCCGGCGGCCCCCTGTTGATCGGCTTCCACGTCGGAGACGAGTCGCAATTGAAGACCCAAGGCTACGGCGGGCACCTGATCAACCTCTACGTCCATCGTCGCGGGCACTGTCAGATGAGCGTGTTGCTCGAGGATCACGGCTTCGCCATCGACGCACAGCGAACTCTCACCTCCGCCGAGAGCTCACTCGGAGGGATCATTCTCGCCCGTCGCGCTGAATTGCCCGTCCTGTAG
- a CDS encoding thiol-disulfide oxidoreductase DCC family protein: MGDDSSRASGARAGALLLRRAAQPWRAVGAIMLNPPISWLAAALYRLVAKNRHRLPGGTPACAFPGPKHD, from the coding sequence ATTGGTGATGACAGCAGCCGAGCCTCAGGTGCCCGCGCCGGCGCACTGCTCTTGCGTCGTGCGGCCCAGCCGTGGCGTGCAGTAGGCGCAATCATGCTGAATCCGCCGATCAGCTGGCTCGCCGCCGCCCTCTACCGCCTCGTCGCCAAGAACCGGCACCGCCTACCCGGCGGCACTCCCGCGTGCGCTTTCCCCGGCCCGAAGCACGATTGA
- a CDS encoding AraC family transcriptional regulator: MRSSEHGQDRDRGQTAAWDVARPARPISIAGVGMAGFRGHTTGPIELRVVPHPALTLVVEFGDGPLVVDDALGRRELGGLVAGLAPDAVRLRGSDIECVEVRLTPQAAHTVLGVRPGELPRAVVALDELWGRGASRIREQLHDAATWEDRFASVETLLAGRGDVGLAMHPEVAWAWRRIVASRGAARVEDLAVELGWSRKRLWTRFGSQVGLPPKRAARLVRFHHAARRLALGHPPARVAADCGYVDQSHLHREVVAFSGATPTTLAGDQEFAADHAGFARNGTFVQDPPG; this comes from the coding sequence GTGCGATCCAGCGAGCACGGGCAGGACCGAGACCGCGGACAAACAGCGGCCTGGGATGTCGCGCGACCGGCGCGGCCGATCAGCATCGCCGGGGTCGGTATGGCCGGATTCCGCGGCCATACCACCGGGCCGATCGAGCTGAGGGTCGTCCCGCACCCAGCCCTCACACTGGTCGTCGAGTTCGGTGACGGTCCCCTCGTCGTGGACGACGCCCTCGGTCGGCGAGAGCTGGGCGGGCTGGTCGCCGGACTCGCACCTGACGCGGTTCGTCTGCGCGGAAGCGACATCGAATGCGTCGAGGTTCGTCTGACCCCGCAAGCCGCGCACACCGTGCTGGGCGTGCGCCCGGGCGAGCTGCCGCGCGCCGTGGTCGCTCTCGACGAACTGTGGGGCCGGGGCGCATCGCGCATTCGGGAGCAGCTGCATGATGCCGCGACGTGGGAGGACCGGTTCGCCTCGGTGGAGACGCTGCTTGCCGGCCGTGGCGACGTTGGGTTGGCCATGCATCCCGAGGTGGCCTGGGCCTGGCGCCGGATCGTCGCCAGCCGCGGCGCGGCACGAGTCGAGGACCTGGCGGTCGAGCTCGGTTGGAGCCGCAAACGGCTTTGGACGCGCTTCGGATCGCAAGTGGGACTGCCGCCGAAGCGAGCCGCCAGGTTAGTGCGCTTCCATCACGCCGCCCGCCGCCTGGCCCTCGGGCACCCCCCGGCGCGGGTCGCGGCCGACTGCGGCTACGTCGACCAATCCCATCTGCATCGCGAGGTCGTGGCGTTCAGCGGTGCGACGCCCACGACGCTGGCCGGTGACCAGGAGTTCGCCGCGGACCACGCCGGGTTCGCCAGGAACGGAACATTCGTACAAGACCCACCGGGGTGA
- a CDS encoding class I SAM-dependent methyltransferase, whose product MTTVPEGSRIPADPAQAYNYDSIAEGYTTENETSLLNAYYERPAMLELAGEVTGRRILDAGCGSGPLFAELRDRGATVTGIDASAGMLELARGRLGTEADLRIADLADPLPFPDNTFDDVAASLVLHYLRDWKPTLTEVRRVLRPGGRLIVSVEHPFAIWLAERSSGEKTDYFQTRERTEEWTMGGQIARLSFWDRPLHAMTDVFTAAGFRISVISEPPPVPAARELFPEAFREVPGTSFLGFLFFVLEAD is encoded by the coding sequence ATGACAACGGTTCCAGAAGGCTCTCGGATTCCCGCTGATCCGGCGCAGGCGTACAACTACGACAGCATCGCCGAGGGATACACCACCGAGAATGAGACCAGCCTGCTGAACGCGTACTACGAACGGCCCGCGATGTTGGAGCTGGCCGGGGAGGTGACCGGCCGACGGATTCTAGACGCGGGCTGCGGTTCGGGCCCCTTGTTCGCCGAGCTGCGCGATCGAGGCGCCACCGTGACAGGCATCGACGCGAGCGCGGGAATGCTGGAGCTCGCACGTGGGCGACTGGGCACCGAGGCGGATCTGCGGATCGCCGATCTCGCCGACCCACTTCCGTTTCCCGACAACACGTTCGACGATGTCGCCGCCTCATTGGTGCTGCACTACCTGCGAGATTGGAAACCGACGCTGACCGAAGTGCGGCGGGTGCTCCGGCCCGGCGGCCGACTCATCGTCTCGGTGGAGCATCCTTTCGCGATCTGGCTCGCGGAACGCTCGTCGGGCGAGAAGACGGACTACTTCCAGACCCGCGAGCGCACCGAAGAGTGGACCATGGGCGGCCAGATCGCCCGGTTGAGCTTCTGGGACCGACCACTGCACGCGATGACCGATGTTTTCACCGCGGCGGGCTTTCGCATCAGCGTGATCAGTGAACCGCCGCCGGTACCCGCCGCCCGCGAGCTGTTTCCCGAGGCATTCCGCGAGGTCCCAGGCACAAGCTTCCTGGGCTTCCTGTTCTTCGTGCTAGAAGCGGACTGA
- a CDS encoding SDR family oxidoreductase, translated as MKYLVIGGTGRTGRRAVDLLRDLGHEVVVGTRRPRDNHSVAVDLASPLDPRLLDGIDGVIVSVEPPVNDAAADAVMNVGIGRLAELAAAAKIPVVLVSQIYITRAAEHPDMAGIIRARGAGEQALRDSGTPYAIVRPSWLTDAPPTGVLFEQGDRGDGRVSRATVARTAVAALLHPESHSRTFELYDGPTPADWPTAFTALTAD; from the coding sequence ATGAAGTATCTGGTCATCGGAGGCACCGGGCGTACCGGTCGGCGAGCGGTCGACCTGTTGCGCGACCTAGGACACGAGGTGGTCGTGGGCACCCGCCGCCCGCGCGACAATCACAGCGTCGCAGTCGATCTGGCGTCTCCACTGGATCCTCGGTTACTCGACGGCATCGACGGTGTCATCGTCTCGGTCGAGCCACCGGTGAATGACGCGGCCGCCGACGCGGTGATGAACGTCGGAATCGGCCGACTCGCCGAACTGGCTGCCGCAGCGAAGATCCCCGTCGTTCTGGTCTCCCAGATCTACATCACCCGCGCCGCCGAACACCCCGACATGGCGGGCATAATCCGCGCCCGCGGCGCCGGTGAACAGGCCCTGCGAGACAGCGGCACCCCGTATGCCATCGTCCGCCCGAGCTGGCTCACGGACGCCCCACCCACCGGCGTGCTTTTCGAACAAGGCGATCGCGGCGACGGCCGAGTCAGCCGCGCGACGGTCGCCCGAACGGCGGTAGCGGCCCTGCTGCATCCCGAATCCCACAGCAGGACATTCGAACTCTACGACGGCCCCACTCCAGCGGACTGGCCCACGGCCTTCACCGCCCTGACCGCCGACTGA
- a CDS encoding GNAT family N-acetyltransferase, which translates to MSTSVGVGSDVSLRAITAETVYEVCALSETLSREQRKLVVDNGVSIAQAYFADAPWFRGIYYGEELAGFLMLDLAMDSDRPGVCLWRFMIAGPHQGKGIGRQAIDIVANHLKARGTTALYVSFRRGSGSAEGFYRSLGFQLTGCTVDGEIEAVLHW; encoded by the coding sequence ATGAGTACTTCGGTCGGTGTCGGGTCGGATGTGTCGCTGCGCGCGATTACCGCGGAGACGGTGTACGAGGTGTGTGCGCTCAGCGAAACCCTGTCGCGGGAGCAACGAAAGTTGGTGGTCGACAACGGCGTATCGATCGCTCAGGCGTACTTCGCCGACGCGCCCTGGTTCCGCGGCATCTACTACGGCGAGGAGTTGGCCGGATTCCTCATGCTCGACCTCGCGATGGATTCCGACCGGCCCGGAGTGTGCCTGTGGCGCTTCATGATCGCCGGACCCCATCAGGGCAAGGGCATCGGCCGTCAAGCGATCGATATCGTGGCCAATCATCTCAAAGCCCGCGGGACCACTGCACTGTATGTCAGCTTCCGGCGCGGATCGGGCAGTGCGGAAGGCTTCTATCGTTCCCTGGGCTTCCAGCTCACCGGCTGCACGGTCGACGGCGAAATCGAGGCCGTCCTGCACTGGTGA
- a CDS encoding SDR family NAD(P)-dependent oxidoreductase, giving the protein MSDIALVTGGNRGIGREVCRQLADRGFTVLLTARSEAAGKTAAAEAGAIPMRLDVTDNTSVVGAAAEVERRYGRLDVLINSAAITYDTWQLAESADLAVVHEAAETNLYGPWRMVQAFLPLLRKSSHPRIVNVSSEAASLARMGGGTPAYNTTKVALNALTRMLAAELRPDRILVNSICPGWVATDMGGLGGRPVAEGAAGIVWAATLPDSGPTGGFFRDGRPLPW; this is encoded by the coding sequence ATGAGCGATATCGCGCTGGTCACCGGCGGCAACCGAGGGATCGGCCGCGAGGTCTGCAGGCAGTTGGCCGACCGCGGGTTCACCGTGCTGCTGACTGCCCGGTCGGAGGCCGCCGGGAAGACCGCGGCCGCGGAGGCGGGCGCGATCCCCATGCGGTTGGATGTCACCGACAACACGAGCGTTGTCGGCGCGGCAGCGGAAGTGGAGCGCCGATACGGTCGGCTGGATGTGCTGATCAACAGTGCCGCAATCACTTACGACACCTGGCAGCTCGCGGAGAGCGCGGATTTGGCGGTCGTGCATGAGGCCGCGGAGACCAATCTCTATGGTCCCTGGCGGATGGTTCAGGCATTTCTTCCCTTGCTGCGCAAGAGCTCGCACCCCCGCATCGTGAATGTCTCCAGTGAGGCCGCGTCACTTGCCAGGATGGGCGGCGGCACCCCTGCCTACAACACCACCAAAGTCGCACTGAATGCCCTGACCCGCATGCTGGCCGCCGAGTTGCGTCCGGACCGCATCCTGGTCAACTCCATCTGCCCGGGCTGGGTGGCCACCGATATGGGTGGTCTCGGTGGTCGTCCCGTTGCCGAGGGTGCGGCCGGAATCGTCTGGGCCGCAACGCTTCCCGATTCGGGCCCGACCGGAGGTTTCTTCCGCGACGGTCGCCCCCTGCCCTGGTGA